GCCTCGAATCTTGAAGGCTCTGCCCTTTAATTCTGCTCTGTTCAGCACTTGAATTTGCCTCCCAACTCCTTCCTGTGTGATATTACGTGAGATTTGATCTTGTTATTGGATAGAACTAATTAAAAGTTATAAATGGTACATGATAAAAGTTATTTATGATATTTTATACTggttgttgaagatgaatGGTATGCCATTAGTAGAGTATCTATTTCTTGGCAGTCATTCTTCTCAAGTAGAAGGCTAGTTCCTCACCTTCTAGAATGTAACCATCACATCTACCGGATTGACCTGGTCTGGAAGAAATGGCAGCGTATAGTCTACCAGCAGAGAATTGAGAGCTGACCGATTGTTCGATCTTGGAGGCAGCAGCTCTGGCGGCCCACTTTCTCTCGGTGCTCTTGGTGGCTGGAGCGACTTCTTCAGTCTTGGCAGATTTCTTACCTAGAGTTTGACCGTAATGAGCTTCGAACCATTGCTTGAATGGAGCAGCATCAATCTGGACAATAGCAGCCTTGGTCAAAGTGTTGGTTCTAACCAATTCATTGTTGGATGGATGGTAAGCAACATTCACAATTCTGGTTTTCTTGGCAACACCTTCGGAGGCCCAAGAGAAATTACCGGTTTCGATTCTCAAAGCTCTGAACTTCTTGTTACCACCTCTGGTTCTGACAGTGTGGATTCTCTTGGCACCGATCTTGGTGTTGGCTGGTTGACGGCCCAATTCGaactttctcttctttctgaATTGAGCACGCTTGGCACCGGTAGCGGATCTTTTGTGACGAGAATCACGAGAAATACCCATTTTATCTAtaaaaattgaaattgatTATCTTAATATCGATAATAAGTGTTTGTTAGTAAAATATTATCCAAAATTTGTGAAGGTAAAAATTTCTACGTCTTGAGTCGGTATATGGATTTGAATTTCTGTTCTATGCTTCGGAGAGGGTTCGTTTCCCTATTCTATCTCCCATCATTAGCTCTAACAGAATCCCAGTGGGATAGAAACCTTTTTTATAAAGCTACTTTCCCGTTTCATGGAAAGTTTTCGGATTGCGTCGTCTCAACTCCCCTCTACCAACTCAGCGTATCATATCTGGTGTCGCACATACGTTT
This sequence is a window from Huiozyma naganishii CBS 8797 chromosome 3, complete genome. Protein-coding genes within it:
- the RPS8B gene encoding 40S ribosomal protein eS8 (similar to Saccharomyces cerevisiae RPS8A (YBL072C) and RPS8B (YER102W); ancestral locus Anc_7.395); translated protein: MGISRDSRHKRSATGAKRAQFRKKRKFELGRQPANTKIGAKRIHTVRTRGGNKKFRALRIETGNFSWASEGVAKKTRIVNVAYHPSNNELVRTNTLTKAAIVQIDAAPFKQWFEAHYGQTLGKKSAKTEEVAPATKSTERKWAARAAASKIEQSVSSQFSAGRLYAAISSRPGQSGRCDGYILEGEELAFYLRRMTAKK